The Erwinia billingiae Eb661 nucleotide sequence GAGGACATACCAATGCGCATTGTCGTCGTAGCGCCATACGATCAGCAGTGGCCAGTGCAGTATCAAGCAGAACGCGCCAGGTTGGAGGCTGTGCTGAAGTCAGTGATGGTGTCCAGTCATCATATCGGCAGCACATCAGTACCGGGATTGGTGGCGAAGCCGGTGATAGACATTTTGCTGGAAGTCACAGACCTGAGTGAGTTGGATAAATGCAACCGGGCTATGGCTGCATCAGGTTTTGATGCTCGGGGTGAAAACGGCATTGCCGGCAGAAGATACTTCACCAAAGGCGGAGATCGTCGGAGTCATCAGGTGCATGCGTTTGAGGTGGGTGATGAACAAGTCGTTAAACATCTGGCGTTCAGAGATTATCTGATAGAGAACCCGCAAGTGGCAGAAGCTTACGCGGAGCTGAAACAGAACGCGGCCAAAGTTTGTAGGAATGACATAAAGCGGTATCAGCAGATGAAGACGGATTTCATCAGTCATTATCTGAAGCTTGCCATGGAAGAGCCAGAAGCGCGGCAAAAGGCTACCAAAGCCAATGGCGGCTCAAAAGCACAGAATCCCCGTAACGATACATAGGTTCGCATAATGTATATTATGTTAAATTGCATATTAACCCGCGAATCGCCCATTGATAAATCCCATACCTTCCCTCTATTACTCATCTGGCGGCTAGTCATTGCCAATCTCTCTGCTGGCCATCAATCTGGGACGCCACTGGATCGTCACAACATCTTCTGCATTTTGAAATTGATAAACGCTTGCCCCCGCACCTGCACCAGCTGTTGTTCGTTCACATCGAAACCCTGGTGAATGAAAAACGGTTTTGCCGTGATGCTTGCTTCAGTCATTATCGACGTCACGCCATTCTCCCTCGCCCATTGCTCAACTGTTCTGTACAGCGCTGTCGCCACACCGCGTCGCTGATACTCCGCATCGGTGAACAACAAATCCAGATGACCATCTGCTTCCAGACTGATGATGCCGACAATGCGCCGATGGATTTCCGCCAGCCAAACCTTGCTATCATTTAACCGCTGCTGCCAGCGCTGACGATCGACCTGACTCCACGCCAGAATCTGCTGTTGATCATAATCCTTGCTGGCGATGCCACGCACCGCGCATTGGAACACGGCAATCGCTGCATCCAAATCTTCTGGCCGGTACAACCTTGTTATGATGCGCATTGCATGCCTCTGAATAAACAAAAACCCCACGCAACATTAGTAAAATTGCAGGCTGACATCAACGGCTTCCACGTTTCTCAATCTGCCCACCACAGACCCGCCAGGCTCCCTCGCCTCTTAACCTTGCCGTTCACTTCATCCATAACCCCATCCAGTGCACAAAACACGTAAATGATCTGCATGTTCCCCTCATCCTTTTCTCACCGCTGCCGATACCAATTAAGACAGGCATTTGCGTGCCCGTTACTTTTTACAGAACATCAGGAAAATGACTCCAATTTCATCCCAGCATGCGCACCAACGTGCGTAAAGAGATACGTCCGTCGCCTTAAGGCGTTGGATCAAGTGTCCAGCAGGGAAAATTACCCGGCAGCTTGCCGAACAGAATTTCGTTGTGATGGACGTGGCCAGACGCCGCGCCCGCAACGGGATCATTGCGCTATTGCTAACTTCCTGAGGTGTTCTATGTTTGGTGTGAAAAAATCGGTTTTTTCTCTGCCCTCGTCCAAAAGTAATAGCATCGCAAGGGATATCGATGCGATCAAACAGCATGTGGCATGGATTGAGTTTTTGCCCGATGGAGAGATCCTCAGCGCCAATCAGCAGTTCCTCGACGTTACCGGCTACACGCTCAGTGAGATTCAGGGCAAGCACCACCGAATTTTTTGTAAGCCAGACTTCAGCCGCTCATCCGCTTATGCCGCCTTCTGGCAAACTTTAGCCAGCGGCGAGTCCGTTACCGGCATCTTTGAACGCTTCAGTAAACTGCGCCAGCGTTTCTATCTCAGCGCGACCTACTTCCCGGTCAGCGATGATAAAGGCCAGGTTTATAAAGTGATCAAAGTGGCGAGTGATATCACCGCCCGCCATCAGGAACTGGAACAAAAAGAAGCGGTGAT carries:
- a CDS encoding GNAT family N-acetyltransferase, encoding MDAAIAVFQCAVRGIASKDYDQQQILAWSQVDRQRWQQRLNDSKVWLAEIHRRIVGIISLEADGHLDLLFTDAEYQRRGVATALYRTVEQWARENGVTSIMTEASITAKPFFIHQGFDVNEQQLVQVRGQAFINFKMQKML
- a CDS encoding GrpB family protein — encoded protein: MRIVVVAPYDQQWPVQYQAERARLEAVLKSVMVSSHHIGSTSVPGLVAKPVIDILLEVTDLSELDKCNRAMAASGFDARGENGIAGRRYFTKGGDRRSHQVHAFEVGDEQVVKHLAFRDYLIENPQVAEAYAELKQNAAKVCRNDIKRYQQMKTDFISHYLKLAMEEPEARQKATKANGGSKAQNPRNDT